The proteins below come from a single Gordonia sp. X0973 genomic window:
- a CDS encoding NAD(P)/FAD-dependent oxidoreductase: protein MAQPTPTTSKRTSTAKAAKPKPAPGAPDHDVVIIGAGISGIGAGHYLRTEHPEKSFAIIESRHTIGGTWDLFRYPGIRSDSDLYTFGYEFKPWTDPQSIADASRILDYLREAVADDNLEETITFNRRVTAIDWSDADQMWHLTVTPTDDSGAKPETVTARWIFSGTGYYNYDEGFTPQFPGEDTFQGQIIHPQHWPEDLDYKGKKVVIIGSGATAVTLMPSMAPDTEHITMLQRTPTYIIPVPREDPLAKTAMRVLGTERGFQLNRQRAILQQKALYQFCQRFPTAARKVIRGVNARLVPEDFDVDKHFNPPYNPWDQRLCVVPDGDMYREIRNGDASIVTGKIKTFDATGIQLEDGTHLDADIIITATGLNLQLLGGMEVSVNGTVVDAASRVTYRGAMISGVPNLIMAIGYTNSSWTLKIGLLCEWFCRVLSHMDADGYTSVRAVAPKNMDTRPMLDFDAGYVKRALHLLPKQGTKDPWKTTMAVSHDVKNLRKGAVDDGFLRYEKAKQPAAV, encoded by the coding sequence ATGGCGCAGCCCACGCCCACCACCAGCAAGCGCACCTCGACGGCCAAGGCGGCAAAGCCCAAGCCTGCCCCCGGCGCCCCCGACCACGACGTCGTGATCATCGGCGCGGGCATCTCCGGTATCGGGGCCGGCCACTATCTGCGCACCGAGCACCCGGAGAAGTCCTTCGCCATCATCGAGTCGCGCCACACGATCGGCGGCACGTGGGACCTGTTCCGCTACCCCGGGATCCGCTCCGACAGCGACCTGTACACCTTCGGCTACGAGTTCAAGCCGTGGACCGACCCGCAGTCGATCGCCGACGCCTCCCGGATCCTGGACTACCTGCGCGAGGCCGTCGCCGACGACAACCTCGAAGAGACCATCACGTTCAACCGCCGCGTGACCGCCATCGATTGGTCCGACGCCGACCAGATGTGGCACCTGACGGTGACCCCCACCGACGACTCCGGCGCGAAGCCGGAGACGGTCACCGCCCGCTGGATCTTCTCCGGCACCGGCTACTACAACTACGACGAGGGCTTCACCCCGCAGTTCCCCGGCGAGGACACCTTCCAGGGCCAGATCATCCACCCGCAGCATTGGCCCGAGGACCTCGACTACAAGGGCAAGAAGGTCGTCATCATCGGCAGCGGTGCCACCGCCGTCACCCTCATGCCGTCGATGGCGCCGGACACCGAGCACATCACGATGCTCCAGCGGACCCCGACCTACATCATCCCGGTGCCGCGGGAGGACCCGCTGGCCAAGACCGCCATGCGGGTACTCGGCACCGAGCGCGGCTTTCAACTGAACAGGCAGCGCGCGATCCTGCAGCAGAAGGCCCTCTACCAGTTCTGTCAGCGCTTCCCGACGGCCGCGCGCAAGGTCATCCGCGGGGTCAACGCACGGCTGGTCCCCGAGGACTTCGACGTCGACAAGCACTTCAACCCGCCGTACAACCCGTGGGACCAGCGCCTGTGCGTCGTTCCCGACGGCGACATGTACCGGGAGATCCGCAACGGCGACGCCTCGATCGTCACCGGCAAGATCAAGACCTTCGACGCCACCGGCATCCAACTCGAGGACGGCACCCACCTCGATGCCGACATCATCATCACCGCGACCGGTCTGAACCTGCAGCTCCTGGGCGGGATGGAAGTCTCGGTGAACGGCACCGTCGTCGACGCCGCGTCGCGGGTCACCTACCGCGGCGCGATGATCTCGGGGGTGCCCAACCTCATCATGGCGATCGGCTACACCAACTCGTCGTGGACGTTGAAGATCGGCCTGCTGTGCGAGTGGTTCTGCCGGGTGCTGTCGCATATGGACGCCGACGGCTACACGTCGGTGCGCGCCGTCGCGCCGAAGAACATGGACACCCGCCCGATGCTCGATTTCGACGCCGGCTACGTCAAGCGCGCCCTGCACCTGCTGCCCAAGCAGGGCACCAAGGACCCGTGGAAGACGACGATGGCCGTCTCACACGACGTCAAGAACCTGCGCAAGGGGGCCGTCGACGACGGGTTCCTCCGCTACGAGAAGGCGAAGCAACCCGCCGCCGTCTGA
- a CDS encoding CdaR family transcriptional regulator → MREGWPAPSEEAAAVITAGVSLVGEVPPEWFDEFNDAALSAVRLDEIAGDAVLVDAVRRTNEANLAQWASYNVEHPGARVPVRDDSGVGADMVREMVRRGLDAGILDAFRTAQSVAWRRWMEICFTLTDDVAVLREVLDVTLLSIAAFIDDTVTALAEQIAVARAQLAGDTHAERRAAVALLLEGAPIDDARAESQLHYRITGPQTAVVLSGAGMSMSRLEAVCDSIMAANHLGRRLTVLTGNDRMWVWFPAAGLIVDEKQVPAGMRVAVGMSGDGREGFRRSHFQALTAEQTLVRLGSARRVVRYGDLALIGAISEDRRVVDDFVAQTLGDLAGADPELRECLRVWFAEQCNSTSTAARLFTHRNTVVRRLARAEELLPAGLSGNAISVAAALEVARWME, encoded by the coding sequence ATGAGAGAAGGGTGGCCGGCGCCGTCGGAGGAGGCCGCCGCGGTGATCACCGCCGGTGTCTCCCTGGTCGGGGAGGTGCCGCCGGAGTGGTTCGACGAGTTCAACGACGCCGCGCTCAGTGCCGTGCGGCTCGACGAGATCGCCGGCGACGCGGTGCTCGTCGACGCGGTCCGCCGCACCAACGAGGCCAATCTCGCGCAGTGGGCGTCCTACAACGTCGAGCACCCGGGTGCCCGCGTGCCGGTCCGCGACGACTCCGGCGTGGGCGCCGACATGGTCCGCGAGATGGTGCGACGCGGATTGGACGCCGGGATACTCGACGCCTTCCGCACCGCCCAGTCGGTGGCCTGGCGCAGGTGGATGGAGATCTGTTTCACGCTGACCGATGACGTCGCAGTGCTGCGCGAGGTGCTGGACGTGACGTTGCTGTCGATCGCGGCCTTCATCGACGACACCGTGACCGCCCTGGCCGAGCAGATCGCTGTCGCGCGGGCGCAACTCGCCGGTGACACCCACGCCGAGCGCCGGGCGGCGGTCGCGCTCCTGCTGGAGGGTGCGCCGATCGACGACGCGCGGGCCGAGTCCCAGCTGCACTACCGGATCACCGGACCGCAGACCGCCGTCGTGCTGAGCGGCGCCGGGATGTCGATGAGCCGCCTGGAGGCGGTCTGCGATTCGATCATGGCGGCGAATCATCTCGGCCGACGCCTCACCGTGCTCACCGGCAACGACCGGATGTGGGTCTGGTTCCCCGCCGCCGGTCTGATCGTCGACGAGAAGCAGGTGCCCGCCGGGATGAGGGTCGCGGTCGGAATGTCGGGCGACGGGCGAGAAGGCTTCCGGCGCAGTCATTTTCAGGCGCTGACCGCCGAGCAGACCCTGGTTCGCCTGGGGTCGGCGCGCCGCGTGGTGCGCTACGGGGACCTGGCACTGATCGGCGCGATCAGCGAGGACCGTCGAGTCGTCGACGACTTCGTCGCGCAGACCCTCGGCGACCTCGCCGGTGCCGATCCGGAGCTGAGGGAGTGCCTGCGGGTCTGGTTCGCCGAGCAGTGCAATTCGACGTCCACCGCGGCCCGGCTGTTCACCCACCGCAACACCGTGGTGCGCCGACTGGCACGTGCCGAGGAACTCCTGCCCGCCGGACTGTCCGGGAACGCTATCTCCGTCGCCGCCGCGCTCGAAGTCGCGCGGTGGATGGAGTAG